cAATCAACCTACATAAATGGACTCATCAACCTCCCATGAAACCCTCAAACCACCCTTCAAGTAATTCTTCAACAATTTTTGTAAAACCTGTTCTATCCACGAGTTCACTAATAGAAGACCAATAGAATCAACCACAATAGAATCAAGTAAAATAGTCAGTTGCATATTCATTTCACCAAAATGAGTTACTGAATTACCAACAAGTTAAAGTGATCACCTTCCCAAGACAGAGGCATAAAGCAACTCTTTGCAACTCTCCACCAGATAGATTCACTACTTCTTGATCCATTAGTTGTTCTATAAGCAGTGGTTTCATGACATCTGACACAAACTGAGGATGTGTATAAGAATCACGAATTTTTTGATGTAGCAAGTGTCTAACAGTAGATTGGAACTTAGGACTGATCTTCTGGGGCTTGTAAGAAACATTAAACTCAGGTATCTCCACATCAGAATCTTCTACAGTATCAGGTTTCAATAGGCCAGCCTGTATGTTTGGCCAAGCATATAAATTGTTCAACAAATGCCAGATTACATGGTAAAAGAAATGTTCTAAAAAtttctgttaaaaaaaaaaaagaagtaccAGCATACGAATAAATGTTGTCTTCCCCGTCCCATTCTCGCCCAGCATAACAATTATCTGAGAATCTGTAAATTCACCCTCAATCACACGAAGCCTGAAGTTGCCCTGAGTTTTAGTCATGGTTGGATATTTGTAACGTGCATATGTTTCTATCTCCTCAGCACTCTCTTGTGGAGTCTCAGCAACCTATAAAAGGCAACTAGTTTGGTATCAAGGAGGGAGGGAGGGAGCGAGCGATAGAATGTATCTTTGTGTAGATGCAAAAACATAGCAAAATTACCTTGAAGGTTAATGACTCATCCCGGAATCGAAGATTTTCTGTAGGAACAAATCCAGCCAAGAATATATTAATTCCTTCTCTAACAGAGAAGGGAAGAGTTACAACTCCATATGCACCAGGTTTCCCATATAAGCAGCAAATAAAGTCTGATAAATAATCGAGGACACTAAGGTCATGCTCCACCACAATAacatagctgaaacaacatTGAAACCAATGCAATTAAGTTCTAAGGAccagaatgaaaaaaaaaaaaactaataaacaGAAGAAAGAAGTTTAAACCTATTAGGCCTGAGCAAAGATCTGATAACTTGGGCAGCTTTAAGCCTCTGTTTGACGTCAAGATAACTCGAAGGTTCGTCAAACATATATATCTCTGCATTCTGTATTGCAACAACAGCAATAGCAAAACGCTGGAGCTCCCCACCAGACAGATCCCCCACATTACGATCTATAACCTGGTTCAGCTCAAGATCATGACAAAGTTCTGCTTTCATCTCTCTCTCATCTTTTTGGTCAAGCACCTGCCCTACATTGCCTTGGACTGCTTTTGGAATATGGTCAACATACTGAGGCTTTATGATGGCCTGTTGAATATGAAATTGTCTTAGCAAGAAAGTAGATTTAGAAAAGTGTAAGTGAATCATGCATAGTTCGCAAGATTATATAGTTGATATTTTTCCTCTTTATTCCTACTATGATAAGTAGAAAGTACATTATACATTACAAAAGGGGTGTGTAAGGAACACAGATTTTAATATAGCAAGTCAAAACAAAGTCTTCTTATGCAAACCCAGAATTTCTTTTGAAGGATAACAAAAAGATATAAGAAACATCTCACGGTAAAAGTACTACATATGGAAGGAAATAATGCTTCAATCATATCCAAACAGATGCATCACATAACTTCAGGAAATGAAAAGACACAAAAACAAGGTAAAATTCCAAATTGCAAGCTAACTTGCATGTGGAATAAGTTCACAGTTCGTGGAGGGAAATAGGAGGGGAAACAATATGAGAGGAGACAGAAATTGGTGGAAGATGGAACGAATCACTTATTTTAACGAGTATGGGTGAGCTTTATTTTATTTGACTTAACCCAACAAACTGAACCAAATTCACACTGTTGGGTTTTTCTGCTtcagttatttattttacaattttttttaagattttcaTTGTTTCCATTAGGTTgttttttacaattaaaattttgaatcaaTCAAACCCACTGAATATGTATCATTTCTGCTGAAACTGGTGCAGCCGTTCAGTTTGGTTTCCCTTAGAAGTTTCAGTTTATTCAGTTTTGTTAAATTCCAAAATCCAAACTGAATCAAACGAATGCTCATTGCTATAAAGGAGAAGTAAGACAAGAATACCTTCTAGGGAAAATCACAATAATATCCCTTGTTTTTAACAGCTAACATCTAACAGGAGGATAATATAGTAGTTATGTTAAGCTTCTCTTCACTTTTACCCCAATTTAGGATAAAAAGTTTTGTGGGACCCATGTAAGTATTTTAAGCCCAAAACTTTTCCTCTCTTCCAAACAAGTTATTGTTTTATCCTCCCCCTCTTCCTCTCCCCAATTTTATCTCTTCCCAAATATAGTGTTAACAATTATCCCATTTGAGATCATCTTCAATGGAAATTTGTAATTCATGGACAAAGCCCCAAAAATATAATGCCAATATGAAGACATGCAATTGGACAATATAAAAGGACTTATGTCCAGTGATAAATGACTGCATGCCACATCAAATAAGAAATTGTAAGTATTGAAggaataaaatagaataaaattttaaaccaaTGTTATGTCATATCACAAACAGTTGGTCATCTCCAAATTCAAATCTGCACAGAATGGTTACAAAACTACAGTCCTTTAATACAGCTACTGGAAAACTTGAACTGTGACAGCCAGGAGAGATAAGTGGAAGAGAAACATAAAAGGATGAAACTTCAGTATTTCATGAGATAGAACAACATCAAATACTTAATATAAGTCTAAGACCATGTCAAAATGGAAAACTACCTTCTCCAAACTCAAATCTGCACACAATGGTAACAAAATTACAGCTATTGAAAAATTTAAGTGACAGCCAGGAGAGCTAAGTGGAAGAGAAACATGAAAGGATGCAACTTGAGTATTTCATAAGATAGAACAACATATTTAATGCGAGTCTAACACCATGTCGAAATGAAAAAGTACCTTCAAATTATCTTCCAGGATACGGGTAAAGTAGTTCTGCAATTCAGATCCTCGAAAATAGGTCAAGATTTCCTGCCAATCTGGAGGATTCTGAAAATAGAGAAGAATAATCCAGAAAGGTTAAATTAGAAATATGAATCCATCATATAGCAATGATAGAAATTATACATAAAGATAGTACATTGAAGCGACCCAAATTTGGTTTCAGTTTTCCAGCCAAAACTTTGAGGGCAGTGGACTTTCCAATGCCATTTGTTCCAACTAATCCAAGAACTTGCCCAGGCCTAGGGACTGGTAACCTGCAATTGTGATGTTCTGACATGTCAAAGGACAAAAAGCATGATTCTAGCTGCTTCTTTTTTGGCAGCCAAAGCATCATTTAATGTGCAATACAAGAACAAGGTGATCATTTGCAAAAGAATAAAATGCTTTAAACGACACTATGCACCACCTAGAAAATAGAGGCCTTAGTTCCTACCTAATCCAAGGTACATGTGAGAGAGGGTCTTTCTTTTTTGGCTTCCCTACTATTCCGTCTCTCTGAACTAACGGGAAATGAAGGAACTAACGGAATTTTTTTTTGGTCATATGTGAGAATATATAGTTATTGCCCTTCCAAACCAACACTTCTTCATGAACAGAAGCTGGCttacatttaaaatttgatGTGTGCATCTCCAACTCCAACACCGACCCATTAAAAGATGAGGATCTTTTATCCCCTCCCCCCTCCCTCCCTCCCTTCAATTATTAACCCACTAATCCATGCAATCATAAACTGACCTGTGCAATTTAAAGGTGTTAGGCCCATAACGGTGCGTTGTATCTTTATCCAAATCCTTTGGCAAGTTGATGATCTGAATTGCTTCAAATGGGCATTTCTGCATCAACAGATCCAAAAATAGTCAGTTCTATTCTACACAAAGCCATAAACCAAATGAAAAACGAAGACAAAGGATCCCTACTTGAATTTACCAACCTTAACACAAATACCACACCCAATGCACAACTCCTCAGAGATAAAAGCTATCTTAGATGCAGGAGTAACCTCAATACATAATTTCCCTGGGGACAAATTGTGTGAAATGGTAAGTAGAAAGACATATGGATTACTAGTCTAATGCAAAGATCATTAAAAAAGACAATTCAAACCAAGAAAAGGATGACAGTGAGTTCTACACCTTGAGCTCCAACATTCACCAAGCAAGGGGCAGAACAGGTAAAGTGAGATCCACTACCCAAATCATTCCAATTCCTACAGTCTCCCCACTAAAGAAAACTCCATTTGATGTAAACATATACAGAATATACCAGCGCAAACCTAGTTAGCTAAAGTTTAATTGAGCCGAGTACAAGGCTAGTTGTGAAAATTAGAATTATGATAATACCATCTAACTCCATAGTAGTAGTGAGGGGACACTtacaaaacaaacaaaaaagttACCTATATAAGCAAAGAATCAGGTGCAAGCGCTCCAAGTTTCCAAGCAAGGAGCTTTAGAGAAAATTTATGCTAAATTCTCTTTTGAATGCAAAACCAACAATTGAAGACATTGCCAAATCAAAAAGCCAAAAGTATTCTAGTATTGCATTGAGCAGTGCACACAATTAGTACAGTGAAAGATCTGGGATACTGATTTAAAAAGTGAACTAGAGAAGATGGAACAAACTCTGATTGGCTAAGCCAatcattaaactaaaaaaaaggtaaataattataagtatAAGAATAAAATCAGTTAAAAAAAGCTACCAGTTTTGACGACAGGGCAACTCTTTTTGCATTCTTGACGGCACTTCTTGGGCTTGCATCTGTCTGAGCTCACAATTGCTATACGCGTCAACCTGTCCGCCATCCCCTTCTTTCTTTAACCTGCCGAATGTATTCACGTACACAAccactgaaaattaaaaataaaacattaaacgTCGAATAGAATGATCTAatcattattttgttattgttaACAATAGAATGCAAATAAGATGAACTAATCAGAGCTCAGATCAATAAAATCCAACTCCTTTACAAGCTCAAGAACTACATCCAAGTACTAAGGTAAGAAAGAAATACCGGACGTAGGATAACATATCTAACAAAAGCTGATCAGAAGATCTCATGAAGAAATCATGATGTTTAGCAGAAATTCGAACATCTAAAACAAATAGCATCACCATCTATGGCCTCAATTTTCTTCACTTTTAGTGCCGACATCTATAAACAAATGAAAAGCATAGAAGTAATAAATCTCAAGTTTTAATTGGAAGCTCACCTCAACCACACAACAGCAACGGAGACGCGGATAAGGCAGTTAGGCAGAGGGGTAGAGAGCTATTTCGGGCAACTTGCCTCCTCGAGTTCAATATCAACGGGCAGGCGATGGCCCGAAATGGTGAACGACAGCTACCGCGACAGTTGCCTAGAGCGGCAAAGGTGAACGACAATTGCGTTGGGGGAATCAAAGCGGAGCTGTGCGGCAGCGGCAACTAAAGGGCTTAGGGTTTGTAGGAGGAACCGTGAAATAGAAGAGAGAACCTGTTTTTTATTAAACGACAACGACAATTCTAAAGCAGGGGATCTAAACTTTAATTCGCATAGACGGTGTAgcataaagataaaaaaataattaagaagtGCCTACCTTCACCGAATAGATGGGTTGCAAGTTATGAAATATATAATTGGGAATATCCTAGTTTGATTTCTTTCTCCCTCCCCCACGTACCTATagacaaaaaaagaaaatcagcaCAATTTATGTCTTAAACCACAAAACTTGGGTGTGTTTAGTTGTGTTATTGAAATTGTTATTGAGCCTTTTCACTTTAAACTTTTAAAGAGAATTTTTCTTCGgacatttcttttttctttacaTGTTAGATTTTGTCACTTGTGGCTGTGTtggtttctttcattttttcaaGCAAGGAGAgagacttttttatttttcaaaccgactaaatatttgatttttattgttagattaaatataaatagtatattattttttatttattgtagtTGAATTTTTCATATAgcttattgttatttttttcttatatttatttattgtattcTATGTAAGATAGAGTACTTTTAGATCTGAACTTTATAAAATTGTATCTTGATGATAGGAATGTGACAATAGTTCACAGTGTTGAAACTTAAAAGGTGAAAAAAGTCGTTAAATAGCACATTATCCTTTTTTGCtggcattttttttatttggtattGTTTTCTTCTCTTGATTAGCTGTGACAATTTGATGTGGTTGAGAAAGTTTCTGTTTATCAATTGAGATGTTTGGTCCTCACCACTTTTGGCTTGATTTAGTGTTGAATGTACTTCACTGGCCACAAAAACTTTGTTCTCGAGCAATTTCAAAGGCTGCTTTTGCTTAGTTGAATTTCCTTTCCTCCTTGGACTTTAGTGTGTTTTATGGTCTTTTTATCCTATTATAATAGGAGCAAGCTATTTTCTTTTTACCTCAATAAGCATTGGTGACCGGCCTTTAGAGATAAAGAGCAGAGTAAATAGATATTTTCAATTAAGTTTAAAGACGGATCAATAGAAGTGAGTAAAATTCGATTCAAACTGAAATaatcgaattaaaattttaatttaattaattaaaaaattcagttcagtacgattttaatttttcaaaaaaatcaattaaattaatgaagtttagttttgaaaattgaaaaattaaaccaACCAAACCTTATATGTATAATTTGAATTTACAATTTGCAACCATCAAGCATGTAGCTTGGTGGTAGTTCAGTATTCATGACCTATAAAGGTCTTGTGTTTGATTTACAtatatgtattattttttttctccttcttcaatttttttttaattttaatttaatgttaatcaaattttgaatgtacaTTTTAGTCGAGAAGatctaaacttttaaaaaaaatactataaaatcATAACTTAAAACATCAAACCCCAACTTCCTTTCCTCTCAATCGGCTACCTTTTTTCTTTatattcttctctttcttctccgACTATGATTCCCGGAGTCCCAACTCTTGCTAACTTCGCTCTCTCCTCTATTGCTCATTTTCACTTACATTCGTCATGATGTCGCTCTCCCGCCAGTGCTCATGGTCGCCCTCCCGCCAGTGCTCATGGTCGCCCTTGCCCCTCTGACTAGTATCGTCCGGAGGCCATTTACCTTTAAAGGTTCTGGCTCCTTCGAGTTTTCATTTTTTAGAGCGGTTGaaatattcaaataattataattttgaaaatgttTTGTGATTTATAAATGTGAGTGTTGTTgctgaatttataatttttttagttgtgAGTATTATTTGTAGTTATGTTTTGTAATTTTCTAAACTTTTATAGGATTGTAGCAAAGATATAAAACTTGTATTGCTAGTTTATAAGTTAGATTTTGCAAATTCTTGACTTGTTTTTATTGCTAAtgatatttttttgttaaaaaaatagtagAAGAATTCCTGTGAATCTATATGCATCTTAGATTTGTTCAATCAGCGAGGAAAAAAAAACCGAATGACCGAACCACCGACCAAATATTCACCAAGTTGGAATCTTAGACATATATTaagctttttcttttaataatatcACTTTATCTtgtgatgaaaaaaaaaacaaaaagaaaatgttgTTTAGGAAATAAGCTCTTCTAAAATATATAGGAATTAGAAGTACTTGGTATACGTGCATCaaataattttagtataaattattttttcattttaaaattaatagatacgGTTTACggccacaaaataaaataatatttttaaataattatatttatttattagataattaaatcaaaacaataaaattagTTACGCTTTTAGCTATGAAATCAAACCAATTTGGATCAAAATTTAATTCGACCACTTGCCACTcgtctttaaaattataaaattttgaatttaaactcaaacaaaaataaataaataaaataagctGATTGAATTTTCTCAATAGCTTGATTTATTGAATTGTCTCAATAGcttgttttattaatttattaatttattcatacaGTTTCACCAAGCCAATACCTCAGTAATGAATGAGAGTCACATCATACTCAACAACAGCATCACCTGTAGTCAGATTAAAATAATAAGTCTTCAGCAGAGCAAATCCTTCCGCCGATCTAAACTTCCCTCTCCCCCCAACAACTGCAAGCTCACGTTCAGTATCTTCCACTGGATTTCttgaaaacaaactgaaagagCTTCCATTGAACTCGCCTTCTGTGAAACCCAAATCATAATACGACACAAGCGACGATGACTCTTTACCAGAAAACAAGTAAAACCCTTGTGCATTGCCAATGACATGAGATGTTGGTTCAGGACCGAGTGTTAGAGGATCGTCAATGGCGTATGCTTTGCCAAATTGAAATTTGTTGGTTATGTTAGGACTTGCTATCAGAATAGCGCTAGGGTTTTCGCCACTGAGTGTGTCATGGAAGAAGAAGTGGAGATTGGTCACCTTGTTCTTAGCTGATTTGTATGGAAGAGTCTTGGAATAGTATTGGGAATACACTGGGGTGGCTGTGAGGCAAAGGATGAAAGCCAACTCCAAAATTTGGCAGCTTtgcattttgaaattatttcttCTTCAAAGAATGAAATCtacttataattttttgtttGCAAGTGtgtacacacacacatatatatagatAGATATATACAAGTAGGAACCACGAAAACATATTTTGGTTCCATAGCATACCAGGTCCACCTAAAAATTGCCTAAGTATAATATGCATATATGGTTGGTTTTTTCTGGATTATTGTATATGGCTAGTTTTGCTGGATTATTTTTTTCCAAAATTGATAATATTACCATTTAGagacaaataattttaaaaagttaattaaaattaaaattaaatggccaCATTCGAATCTTTTCTCCCTTAATTATAgattttaaatctaaattatgaatataaataacttttaaaattttagaggagcattttttttttctaagacCACGGTCgtagaataaatttttttatttgttccaTTTTAAAATTGAACTAGTAAAATTGAACTATTACAAATCGAACCGGATAATTCGCAGGctacttattttaaaaatattaaaataatatcattttattcataattttattttttataaataaagattAAGATGTGGATGAAAATAAAAGGTAGACAGAGAAGATATatcaattttcaaataaaatttaaatattattgatttggagaaagatgatattgattaatatttttttattttatatagtttttagtaaatttattttgttatttaaatgattttaatgttaaaattaattattttttatattaatttctttcaatatataggaaaaaagaaaaattatagagttagaatttatttatttattacagTGTCTTTCTTTGTTGATCGTGATTGGTGTAATAAATAATGTTAGTTAATAGtgtgaatttaattaaatttttttatttcaatctaaatttttaaatgggCTGTATGTGCTCGTATGTGGGTCcactatttttaaatattaaaaacctattttttaatgagttttattggTTCGACTCGTTTTGAAATTGAGTCCGTACAGCCGTCCCGCAAAtggtttaaaataaaagatgagTCTGAATCTCCTGGGAGaatgattatattatatatatatatatatatatatatatacgagGTACAATTacactatattttttttataaattaaaaaattaacatttatttttttatcaaattaaatttgatatattaaaattattttaattatattttatcattatttatattattaaaaactaATCGTATCGTATCGTATCATTTGTCATATCAATGCCACATTAATATAATATGGCAgttaattttaaagtaaaattaataataatttaaaattttaaataaaattataataaaattaaaaatttgaaatttttttactattatttattttattaataatttttttaagaaataaaaaaataaaaattaaattataaatttttttagctAATTAATTAAGTCAGATTAacaatcaaataattaatttatacattattattatttttaaaattcacatgtaatttaaaagaaaaaaaaaagtgatggATTAGGATTATAGTCGaaagttaaaagaataattttaaaaaattattttaaaaaattattttattatttttaatatttttaaattatattatattaaatattattttttaatattttataagtaATGTATTcaataagattatttttttaataataattttaaaaataatactaaataataataaattgataataattttactcaaaataagattaaaataaattattattataaaattattgataaaaattaaaaatattaaataataatataaatagtaatttttaaatatatttaataaaaaaagtaattttataattttatacatttttaattatataaataatggtCAATGCATttaagttaaatattaaaatgacgagtttaattaataaaaaataaaaatataaagtaaaattataataaaagtaaaatatataattttttaacgattaattcaaaatttttctaaaaatgaattctaaattttttttaacacgGTGATATAGTATTAATATgacaatttcattaatttttcaataacataaataataacaacatataattgaaataatttttaaaaattagactttaattagtaaaaaattataataaaataaaaaaaatatacaattttTTGCTATTAAATCTACATATAAATATGTGAAGAGGGAGAAAAAACACCCTAAAATtacttattataatttatcctcGTACAATTATTAGTGAGTTcaagataatataaaaaaaaatattttttaatttaatttaaattttattatataaaattaattttagagttgacttaattttaaaatttttaattttatttatatttaaattctatttttactataaatttaagtaaattatataacataataaatttaaaaattatttacaatttattaattttatagggtgaaattaattaattaattaaatttaaataaatctaaaccgaaatatttaatttatatatgagatggattatttaataaaatattaaatataatattttataaaataatattaagatattaaattattattaccttagtaattataaatatttacaaattaattttaatatattaattaacatAGACGTAGATCAATTTTAATACATTAActaatcaatttttataattatttacaaaattaattataattattataattatttttaagtatgTTATATTATATAGATCTAATACATATAAACTTATTAGATAtatattagttaaaataaataattttatctaaaattctaTGTggactaaaattattaaaaagtattgatttttatttgataattataaaTAGAACGAAATTCAACAATATTTATACCGTTAATAGTATTTTAAttcaactaaaataattatttaataataaaataaatttatattatgtaacaggtattattttaattttaaaaattatcttaatttaaatgttattaATTGTAACATTAtctaaatacttttaaaaaataaaatacttaatttatttattctaaaaataatataatgattattataaaaaaattatttattttattttattataaaataacaatttattatataattaaataatagatatcgataatgataaaatataatatcaatGAATAAACCGTTTATAAGATTAAAAACAGTCGCATTCACATATTTAATTTAGttgtaaatatatttgaaaaattttaaattttttttatttttaattcgaaATAATGTAcgatgaattattttattttatttttaaatttatttgagattatttaatttaaaatttaaatataattatttaaattattatattttgaattattGGTAGTCTTTATTAAGGATTCTACTA
This sequence is a window from Manihot esculenta cultivar AM560-2 chromosome 4, M.esculenta_v8, whole genome shotgun sequence. Protein-coding genes within it:
- the LOC110613206 gene encoding dirigent protein 4, with protein sequence MQSCQILELAFILCLTATPVYSQYYSKTLPYKSAKNKVTNLHFFFHDTLSGENPSAILIASPNITNKFQFGKAYAIDDPLTLGPEPTSHVIGNAQGFYLFSGKESSSLVSYYDLGFTEGEFNGSSFSLFSRNPVEDTERELAVVGGRGKFRSAEGFALLKTYYFNLTTGDAVVEYDVTLIHY
- the LOC110613531 gene encoding ABC transporter E family member 2 isoform X2 — encoded protein: MKAELCHDLELNQVIDRNVGDLSGGELQRFAIAVVAIQNAEIYMFDEPSSYLDVKQRLKAAQVIRSLLRPNSYVIVVEHDLSVLDYLSDFICCLYGKPGAYGVVTLPFSVREGINIFLAGFVPTENLRFRDESLTFKVAETPQESAEEIETYARYKYPTMTKTQGNFRLRVIEGEFTDSQIIVMLGENGTGKTTFIRMLAGLLKPDTVEDSDVEIPEFNVSYKPQKISPKFQSTVRHLLHQKIRDSYTHPQFVSDVMKPLLIEQLMDQEVVNLSGGELQRVALCLCLGKPADIYLIDEPSAYLDSEQRIVASKVIKRFILHAKKTAFVVEHDFIMATYLADRVIVYEGRPSIDCTANSPQSLLTGMNLFLSHLDITFRRDPTNYRPRINKLDSTKDREQKSAGSYYYLDD
- the LOC110613531 gene encoding ABC transporter E family member 2 isoform X1, which encodes MADRLTRIAIVSSDRCKPKKCRQECKKSCPVVKTGKLCIEVTPASKIAFISEELCIGCGICVKKCPFEAIQIINLPKDLDKDTTHRYGPNTFKLHRLPVPRPGQVLGLVGTNGIGKSTALKVLAGKLKPNLGRFNNPPDWQEILTYFRGSELQNYFTRILEDNLKAIIKPQYVDHIPKAVQGNVGQVLDQKDEREMKAELCHDLELNQVIDRNVGDLSGGELQRFAIAVVAIQNAEIYMFDEPSSYLDVKQRLKAAQVIRSLLRPNSYVIVVEHDLSVLDYLSDFICCLYGKPGAYGVVTLPFSVREGINIFLAGFVPTENLRFRDESLTFKVAETPQESAEEIETYARYKYPTMTKTQGNFRLRVIEGEFTDSQIIVMLGENGTGKTTFIRMLAGLLKPDTVEDSDVEIPEFNVSYKPQKISPKFQSTVRHLLHQKIRDSYTHPQFVSDVMKPLLIEQLMDQEVVNLSGGELQRVALCLCLGKPADIYLIDEPSAYLDSEQRIVASKVIKRFILHAKKTAFVVEHDFIMATYLADRVIVYEGRPSIDCTANSPQSLLTGMNLFLSHLDITFRRDPTNYRPRINKLDSTKDREQKSAGSYYYLDD